One Sanguibacter sp. HDW7 DNA window includes the following coding sequences:
- the acnA gene encoding aconitate hydratase AcnA, whose translation MSTVDSFGAKGTLDVGGSSYEIFRLSAVEGVERLPYALKVLAENLLRTEDGANITADHVRALAGWDPDAQPDTEIQFTPGRVIMQDFTGVPCVVDLATMREAVADLGGDATRINPLAPAELVIDHSVQIDVAGRADAFRRNVEIEYERNHERYQFLRWGQTAFDDFKVVPPGTGIVHQVNIEYLARVVMTREVGGVLRAYPDTCVGTDSHTTMVNGLGVLGWGVGGIEAEAAMLGQPVSMLIPRVVGFKLKGQIPSGVTATDVVLTITQMLRAHGVVGKFVEFYGEGVAQVPLANRATIGNMSPEFGSTAAIFPIDGITLDYLRLTGRTEEQLALVEAYAKEQGLWLDPSSETYVEPVYSEYLELDLSTVVPSIAGPKRPQDRIELSHAKTAFERDLRNYAPGLVDAVDEAEEESFPASDAPSHGANIRPTFPVTTPEGETYELFHGAVAIASITSCTNTSNPSVMLAAGLLAKKAVERGLVAQPWVKTSMAPGSQVVTNYYEKAGLWPYLEKLGFHLVGYGCATCIGNSGPLADEVSAVVNEHDLAVVSVLSGNRNFEGRINPDVKMNYLASPPLVIAYALAGTMEFDFESEPLGRDTDGTPVFLRDIWPSAEEVQETIDASIDRKMFEDDYADVFAGDDKWRALQTPEGDVFEWDADSTYVRKPPYFEGMTMTPDPVTDIAGARVLAKLGDSVTTDHISPAGAIKVDSPAGRYLAEHGVERRDFNSYGSRRGNHEVMIRGTFANIRLRNQLLDGVEGGYTLDFTTGEQAAIYDAAQNYASAGTPLVILGGKEYGSGSSRDWAAKGTALLGVKAVITESFERIHRSNLIGMGVLPLQFPAGQTADSLGLDGTETFAIAGITALNEGTTPATVAVTATKADGSVVAFDAVVRIDTPGEADYYRNGGILQYVLRSLVEA comes from the coding sequence GTGAGCACAGTCGACTCGTTCGGTGCCAAGGGAACGCTCGACGTCGGAGGGAGCTCGTACGAGATCTTCCGGCTCAGCGCCGTCGAGGGCGTCGAGCGCCTTCCGTACGCGCTCAAGGTGCTCGCGGAGAACCTTCTGCGCACCGAGGACGGTGCGAACATCACCGCCGACCACGTCCGCGCCCTCGCGGGCTGGGACCCGGACGCGCAGCCGGACACGGAGATCCAGTTCACCCCTGGCCGCGTCATCATGCAGGACTTCACGGGCGTGCCCTGCGTCGTCGACCTCGCCACCATGCGTGAGGCCGTCGCCGACCTCGGCGGCGACGCGACCCGCATCAACCCGCTCGCCCCGGCCGAGCTCGTCATCGACCACTCCGTGCAGATCGACGTCGCCGGCCGTGCCGACGCGTTCCGTCGCAACGTCGAGATCGAGTACGAGCGCAACCACGAGCGCTACCAGTTCCTCCGCTGGGGCCAGACGGCCTTCGACGACTTCAAGGTCGTCCCCCCGGGCACGGGCATCGTCCACCAGGTCAACATCGAGTACCTCGCCCGCGTCGTCATGACGCGCGAGGTCGGCGGCGTCCTGCGCGCCTACCCCGACACGTGCGTCGGCACCGACTCGCACACGACGATGGTCAACGGCCTCGGCGTGCTCGGCTGGGGCGTCGGCGGTATCGAGGCCGAGGCGGCCATGCTCGGCCAGCCCGTCTCGATGCTCATCCCGCGCGTCGTCGGCTTCAAGCTCAAGGGCCAGATCCCCTCGGGCGTCACGGCCACGGACGTCGTCCTCACGATCACGCAGATGCTGCGCGCCCACGGCGTCGTCGGCAAGTTCGTCGAGTTCTACGGCGAGGGCGTCGCCCAGGTGCCGCTCGCGAACCGCGCGACGATCGGCAACATGAGCCCCGAGTTCGGCTCGACCGCCGCGATCTTCCCGATCGACGGCATCACGCTCGACTACCTGCGCCTCACCGGCCGCACCGAGGAGCAGCTCGCGCTCGTCGAGGCGTACGCCAAGGAGCAGGGCCTCTGGCTCGACCCGTCGTCGGAGACCTACGTCGAGCCCGTGTACTCCGAGTACCTTGAGCTCGACCTCTCGACGGTCGTCCCCTCGATCGCCGGCCCCAAGCGCCCGCAGGACCGCATCGAGCTCTCCCACGCGAAGACGGCGTTCGAGCGCGACCTGCGGAACTACGCCCCGGGCCTCGTCGACGCGGTCGACGAGGCCGAGGAGGAGTCGTTCCCCGCGTCCGACGCCCCCTCGCACGGCGCGAACATCCGTCCGACGTTCCCCGTGACGACCCCCGAGGGCGAGACGTACGAGCTCTTCCACGGCGCTGTCGCGATCGCCTCGATCACGTCGTGCACCAACACGTCGAACCCGTCGGTCATGCTCGCCGCAGGCCTCCTCGCGAAGAAGGCCGTCGAGCGCGGCCTCGTCGCGCAGCCCTGGGTCAAGACGTCGATGGCGCCCGGCTCGCAGGTCGTGACGAACTACTACGAGAAGGCCGGCCTGTGGCCGTACCTCGAGAAGCTCGGCTTCCACCTTGTGGGCTACGGCTGCGCGACGTGCATCGGCAACTCGGGCCCGCTCGCCGACGAGGTCTCTGCCGTCGTCAACGAGCACGACCTCGCCGTCGTCTCGGTGCTCTCGGGCAACCGCAACTTCGAGGGTCGCATCAACCCCGACGTCAAGATGAACTACCTCGCCTCGCCGCCGCTCGTCATCGCGTACGCGCTCGCCGGCACGATGGAGTTCGACTTCGAGTCCGAGCCGCTCGGCCGCGACACCGACGGCACGCCCGTCTTCCTGCGCGACATCTGGCCGTCGGCCGAGGAGGTCCAGGAGACGATCGACGCGTCGATCGACCGCAAGATGTTCGAGGACGACTACGCGGACGTCTTCGCGGGCGACGACAAGTGGCGCGCGCTGCAGACGCCCGAGGGCGACGTCTTCGAGTGGGACGCCGACTCCACGTACGTCCGCAAGCCCCCGTACTTCGAGGGCATGACGATGACGCCGGACCCGGTCACCGACATCGCGGGTGCCCGCGTCCTCGCAAAGCTCGGCGACTCCGTGACGACCGACCACATCTCGCCCGCGGGCGCGATCAAGGTCGACTCGCCGGCCGGCCGTTACCTCGCCGAGCACGGCGTCGAGCGTCGTGACTTCAACTCCTACGGCTCACGCCGTGGCAACCACGAGGTCATGATCCGCGGCACGTTCGCGAACATCCGCCTGCGCAACCAGCTCCTCGACGGCGTCGAGGGCGGCTACACGCTCGACTTCACGACGGGCGAGCAGGCTGCGATCTACGACGCGGCGCAGAACTACGCGTCGGCCGGCACCCCGCTCGTCATCCTCGGCGGCAAGGAGTACGGCTCCGGCTCGTCGCGCGACTGGGCTGCCAAGGGCACCGCGCTCCTCGGCGTCAAGGCCGTCATCACCGAGAGCTTCGAGCGGATCCACCGCTCCAACCTCATCGGCATGGGCGTCCTCCCGCTGCAGTTCCCCGCGGGCCAGACGGCCGACAGCCTCGGCCTCGACGGCACCGAGACGTTCGCGATCGCGGGCATCACGGCGCTCAACGAGGGCACGACGCCCGCCACCGTCGCGGTCACGGCGACGAAGGCCGACGGCTCCGTCGTCGCCTTCGACGCGGTCGTCCGCATCGACACCCCCGGAGAGGCCGACTACTACCGCAACGGCGGCATCCTCCAGTACGTCCTGCGCTCGCTCGTCGAGGCCTGA